One genomic window of Camelina sativa cultivar DH55 chromosome 5, Cs, whole genome shotgun sequence includes the following:
- the LOC104788693 gene encoding uncharacterized protein LOC104788693 isoform X2, which produces MSQRCSSSPPLLIRYLKQLLNSPGIPLPIFLHTSDNHYRTLARLITKHAWLYTEMIAAETLVHQQTNLDRFLAFSPQQHPIVLQLGGSNVENLAKAAKLSNAYGYDEINLNCGCPSPKVAGHGCFGVSLMLKPKLVGEAMSAIAANTDVPVTVKCRIGVDDHDSYDELCDFVYKVSTLSPTRHFIVHSRKALLGGISPADNRRIPPLKYEYYYALVRDFPDLEFTINGGITSVSKVNAALQEGAHGVMVGRAAYNNPWQMLGHVDTAVYGVPSSGLTRRQVLEQYQVYGDSVLGTHGNGRPNVRDLVKPLLNLFHSENGNSMWKRRADAAFKECRSVGSLLEESLRAIPDCVLDSPICETPESGEEDDVFANVQNVLPPRYEAGEQVILCA; this is translated from the exons ATGTCTCAGAGATGTTCTTCAAGTCCTCCTCTTCTCATCCGATACTTAAAACAACTGCTAAATTCTCCAGGGATTCCTCTCCCTATCTTCCTCCATACTTCAG ATAATCATTACCGGACGCTTGCTCGCCTCATAACGAAGCACGCTTGGCTTTACACCGAGATGATTGCCGCTGAAACTCTTGTTCACCAGCAGACCAATCTG GACAGGTTCTTAGCATTTTCTCCCCAACAACACCCTATTGTTCTCCAACTCGGTGGTAGCAATGTGGAAAACCTTGCAAAGGCTGCTAAGCTTTCCAATGCTTACGGATACGACGAAATCAATCTCAA CTGCGGGTGCCCCAGTCCCAAGGTTGCCGGCCATGGATGCTTTGGTGTTAGCCTTATGCTCAAACCCAAG CTTGTTGGAGAGGCAATGTCTGCTATTGCTGCCAATACCGACGTCCCTGTTACTGTGAAATGTCGAATTGGTGTTGATGATCATGATTCCTATGATGAGCTCT GTGACTTTGTCTACAAGGTTTCTACTCTATCACCAACCAGGCATTTCATTGTTCATTCACGCAAGGCACTGCTCGGTGGGATAAGTCCTGCTGATAACCGGAGAATCCCTCCTCTTAA GTATGAGTATTACTATGCCCTTGTGCGTGACTTCCCGGACTTGGAATTCACAATTAATGGAGGCATTACTTCTGTATCGAAG GTAAACGCTGCACTGCAGGAAGGAGCTCATGGAGTCATGGTAGGACGTGCTGCATACAACAA CCCATGGCAGATGCTAGGACATGTTGACACTGCAGTTTATGGTGTACCAAGTAGTGGCCTTACACGCAGACAG GTTCTTGAGCAATATCAAGTATACGGAGACTCTGTGTTAGGAACACATGGAAATGGGAGGCCTAATGTGAGGGATTTAGTGAAG CCTCTGCTAAACCTTTTCCACTCAGAAAATGGAAATAGCATGTGGAAGCGGAGAGCAGACGCAGCATTCAAGGAGTGCAGG AGTGTTGGATCGTTGCTGGAAGAAAGCTTGAGGGCGATACCAGACTGCGTCTTAGATTCCCCCATATGTGAGACCCCagagagtggagaagaagatgatgtcttTGCAAATGTGCAGAATGTATTGCCCCCGCGCTACGAAGCTGGAGAACAAGTCATCTTATGTGCTTAA
- the LOC104788695 gene encoding carotenoid 9,10(9',10')-cleavage dioxygenase 1 — translation MAEKLSDGSSIVSVNPKPSKGFSSKLVDLIEGLVVKLMHDAAIPLHYLSGNFAPVRDETPPVKDLPVHGFLPECMNGEFVRVGPNPKFDPVAGYHWFDGDGMIHGVRIKDGKATYVSRYVKTSRLQQEEYFGASKFMKIGDLKGFFGLLMVNMQQLRTKLNILDNSYGIGTANTALVYHDGKLLALQEADKPYVVKVLEDGDLQTLGMIDYDKRLTHSFTAHPKVDPVTGEMFTFGYSHTPPYLTYRVISKDGIMHDPVPITISEPIMMHDFAITEAYAIFMDLPMHFRPKEMVKEKKMIYSFDPTKKARFGVLPRYAKDELMIRWFELPNCFIFHNANAWEEEDEVVLITCRLENPDLDMVSGTVKEKLENFSNELYEMRFNMKTGSASQKKLSASAVDFPRINECYTGKKQRYVYGTILDSIAKVTGIIKFDLHAEAETGKRMLEVGGNIKGIYDLGQGRYGSEAIYVPREAAEEDDGYLIFFVHDENTGKSCVNVIDAKTMSAEPVAVVELPHRVPYGFHALFVTEEQLQEQTLI, via the exons ATGGCAGAGAAGCTCAGTGATGGCAGCAGCATCGTCTCCGTCAATCCTAAACCCTCCAAGGGTTTCTCCTCTAAGCTTGTTGATCTTATCGAGGGACTTGTCGTCAAGCTCATGCACGATGCTGCTATCCCTCTCCACTACCTCTCCGGCAACTTCGCTCCCGTCCGTGATGAAACTCCCCCCGTCAAGGATCTCCCCGTCCATGGATTTCTTCCC GAGTGCATGAATGGTGAATTTGTGAGGGTTGGTCCAAATCCCAAGTTTGATCCTGTCGCTGGATATCACTG GTTTGATGGAGATGG GATGATACATGGGGTCCGCATCAAAGATGGGAAAGCTACTTATGTTTCTCGATATGTTAAGACATCACGTCTTCAGCAGGAAGAATATTTCGGAGCTTCCAAATTCATGAAG ATTGGGGACCTTAAGGGGTTTTTCGGATTGCTTATGGTCAATATGCAACAGCTGAGAACCAAACTGAATATATTGGACAACTCTTATGGAATTGGAACTG CTAATACAGCACTCGTATATCACGATGGAAAACTTCTAGCATTACAGGAGGCAGATAAGCCTT ATGTCGTCAAAGTTTTGGAAGATGGAGACCTGCAAACTCTTGGCATGATAGATTATGACAAGAGATTGACCCACTCCTTCACTGCTCACCCAAAAGTTGACCCGGTTACGG GTGAAATGTTTACGTTCGGCTATTCGCATACGCCACCTTATCTCACATACAGAGTGATCTCGAAAGATGGCATTATGCATGACCCAGTCCCAATTACTATATCAGAGCCAATCATGATGCATGATTTTGCTATTACTGAGGCTTATGCAATATTCATGGATCTTCCTATGCACTTCAGGCCAAAG GAAatggtgaaagagaagaaaatgatataCTCATTTGATCCCACTAAAAAGGCTCGTTTTGGTGTTCTTCCCCGCTATGCCAAGGATGAACTCATGATTAGATGGTTTGAGCTTCCCAACTGCTTTATATTCCACAACG CCAATGCTtgggaagaagaggatgaagttGTCCTCATCACTTGTCGTCTTGAGAATCCAGATCTTGACATGGTCAGCGGGACTGTGaaagaaaaacttgaaaattttagCAACGAACT GTACGAAATGAGATTTAACATGAAGACGGGCTCAGCTTCTCAGAAAAAACTATCGGCATCTGCAGTTGATTTCCCCAGAATCAACGAGTGCTACACCGGAAA gaaacagagatatgtataTGGAACAATTCTGGACAGTATTGCGAAGGTTACAGGAATTATCAAGTTCGATCTGCATGCAGAAGCTGAGACAGGGAAAAGAATGCTGGAAGTAGGAGGCAATATCAAAGGAATATATGATCTGGGACAAGGAAGATATGGTTCAGAGGCTATATATGTCCCGCGTGAGGCAGCAGAAGAAGACGACGGTTACTTGATATTCTTTGTTCATGATGAAAACACAGG GAAATCATGTGTGAATGTGATAGACGCAAAAACAATGTCGGCTGAACCGGTGGCAGTGGTGGAGCTGCCGCACAGGGTCCCATATGGCTTCCATGCCTTGTTTGTTACTGAG GAACAACTCCAGGAACAAACTCTTATATAA
- the LOC104788693 gene encoding uncharacterized protein LOC104788693 isoform X1, translating to MWCLPSVRPNVSEMFFKSSSSHPILKTTAKFSRDSSPYLPPYFSVAPMMDWTDNHYRTLARLITKHAWLYTEMIAAETLVHQQTNLDRFLAFSPQQHPIVLQLGGSNVENLAKAAKLSNAYGYDEINLNCGCPSPKVAGHGCFGVSLMLKPKLVGEAMSAIAANTDVPVTVKCRIGVDDHDSYDELCDFVYKVSTLSPTRHFIVHSRKALLGGISPADNRRIPPLKYEYYYALVRDFPDLEFTINGGITSVSKVNAALQEGAHGVMVGRAAYNNPWQMLGHVDTAVYGVPSSGLTRRQVLEQYQVYGDSVLGTHGNGRPNVRDLVKPLLNLFHSENGNSMWKRRADAAFKECRSVGSLLEESLRAIPDCVLDSPICETPESGEEDDVFANVQNVLPPRYEAGEQVILCA from the exons ATGTGGTGCCTACCATCTGTTCGACCAAATGTCTCAGAGATGTTCTTCAAGTCCTCCTCTTCTCATCCGATACTTAAAACAACTGCTAAATTCTCCAGGGATTCCTCTCCCTATCTTCCTCCATACTTCAG CGTCGCCCCGATGATGGATTGGACAGATAATCATTACCGGACGCTTGCTCGCCTCATAACGAAGCACGCTTGGCTTTACACCGAGATGATTGCCGCTGAAACTCTTGTTCACCAGCAGACCAATCTG GACAGGTTCTTAGCATTTTCTCCCCAACAACACCCTATTGTTCTCCAACTCGGTGGTAGCAATGTGGAAAACCTTGCAAAGGCTGCTAAGCTTTCCAATGCTTACGGATACGACGAAATCAATCTCAA CTGCGGGTGCCCCAGTCCCAAGGTTGCCGGCCATGGATGCTTTGGTGTTAGCCTTATGCTCAAACCCAAG CTTGTTGGAGAGGCAATGTCTGCTATTGCTGCCAATACCGACGTCCCTGTTACTGTGAAATGTCGAATTGGTGTTGATGATCATGATTCCTATGATGAGCTCT GTGACTTTGTCTACAAGGTTTCTACTCTATCACCAACCAGGCATTTCATTGTTCATTCACGCAAGGCACTGCTCGGTGGGATAAGTCCTGCTGATAACCGGAGAATCCCTCCTCTTAA GTATGAGTATTACTATGCCCTTGTGCGTGACTTCCCGGACTTGGAATTCACAATTAATGGAGGCATTACTTCTGTATCGAAG GTAAACGCTGCACTGCAGGAAGGAGCTCATGGAGTCATGGTAGGACGTGCTGCATACAACAA CCCATGGCAGATGCTAGGACATGTTGACACTGCAGTTTATGGTGTACCAAGTAGTGGCCTTACACGCAGACAG GTTCTTGAGCAATATCAAGTATACGGAGACTCTGTGTTAGGAACACATGGAAATGGGAGGCCTAATGTGAGGGATTTAGTGAAG CCTCTGCTAAACCTTTTCCACTCAGAAAATGGAAATAGCATGTGGAAGCGGAGAGCAGACGCAGCATTCAAGGAGTGCAGG AGTGTTGGATCGTTGCTGGAAGAAAGCTTGAGGGCGATACCAGACTGCGTCTTAGATTCCCCCATATGTGAGACCCCagagagtggagaagaagatgatgtcttTGCAAATGTGCAGAATGTATTGCCCCCGCGCTACGAAGCTGGAGAACAAGTCATCTTATGTGCTTAA
- the LOC104788694 gene encoding E3 ubiquitin ligase BIG BROTHER — protein MNGDRPVEDAHYTEAGFPYAATGSYIDFYGGTAAQGPLNYAHAGAMDNMYWTMNTNAYKFGFSGSDNASFYGSYDMNDHLSRMSIGRTNWDYHPMLPIDDPEITVARSVQIGDSDEHSEAEDCIANEHDHPDSPQVSWQDDIDPDTMTYEELVELGEAVGSESRGLSQELIETLPTRKYKFGSIFSRKRAGERCVICQLKYKIGERQMDLPCKHVYHSECISKWLSINKVCPVCNTEVFGEPNIH, from the exons ATGAACGGAGATAGACCTGTGGAAGATGCTCATTACACGGAGGCGGGGTTTCCTTATGCTGCTACTGGGAGTTACATTGATTTTTATGGTGGTACTGCCGCTCAGGGGCCTCTAAACTATGCTCATGCCGGTGCAATG GACAATATGTACTGGACCATGAATACAAATGCATACAAGTTTGGATTTTCAGGATCAGATAATGCCTCTTTCTATGGTTCTTATGACATGAACGATCATCTCTCAAGGATGTCCATCGGGAGAACTAATTGGGACTACCATCCCATGCTCCCCATTGATGATCCTGAAATCACAGTGGCACGGTCTGTCCAAATCGGTGACTCAGATGAGCACTCTGAAGCTGAAGATT GCATTGCAAATGAGCATGACCACCCCGACAGTCCGCAG GTATCCTGGCAAGATGACATTGATCCTGATACAATGACCTATGAG GAATTAGTAGAGCTGGGGGAAGCGGTAGGATCAGAAAGCCGGGGGTTGTCTCAGGAACTCATAGAAACGCTTCCCACTAGAAAGTATAAGTTTGGGAGCATCTTCTCCAGGAAAAGAGCAGGGGAAAG GTGTGTGATATGCCAGCTCAAGTACAAGATAGGGGAGAGGCAAATGGATCTGCCGTGCAAGCACGTGTATCATTCTGAATGCATTTCCAAATGGCTAAGCATCAACAAG GTTTGCCCGGTGTGCAATACCGAGGTTTTTGGGGAGCCAAACATCCATTGA
- the LOC104788692 gene encoding protein OBERON 4-like, with product MKRLRSSDDLDSCNDKNVVDEEPLNSDRPHRGFFHKSFSRDRDRERGEDAGFSRGGFSRRRSNREFDNHPRKEADTRFHRSESHACFSRRAFPKGFRSERERPNSVSSWRRFGGPGNDFGVQDRDRRLRDAERDRSLRDDQSKFKLLDSRNSRSRSKSLASPTWSKDSGSEQSKSVGNVVVKKSEDQVLVSSSSEMEEGELEPDPLPQTKDFDTQQQPSCAAAAAHNDSRIDSSFQEMEKTTADTESNRELSHAGGVREMETAESMTDQKTVEEGENVPAEHASDTMHVLNDTSTASASELVRRDDDTTIASANEITDMVDDKGDKSDKEFKKNHEVKLEESLYQEVPERFQVKEFKEADDVDGDANEVEVEVEGNECVEETAPLENRTPAEYISIVSDSSVHKRKDKVTNSDVPLTHLLGNALFSERKSEDLSERDEDEKYDNFGGPSIRGFQLFSSSPVRRTNKTEQSSVSKPKDEKLLLEPLDLSLSLPDVLLPIGGQDTNQPLGSPVRSGSVRSLTDTFCTNSDGFTMSMSMSFSGSRSFNHNPSCSLNHNIGDNEQSVHSRPIFQGIDWQALSHNDSKYNENIVYQRLMENGSGSVQPQAMKGILISGQADEEHLRLTDGSSNATNRLEKQLRFQKSIDARLACPRTGSLEVEKKKAKDIFSGSNSWINGMESGGHDFVETVIGYILSDSMHLMTKRFHEMPTRYITSLKENIRQMMLNMDKNVQLGAFQDALQNRTDITLELLTKSHRAQLEILVALKVGRSDFLQLDNSISSSQLAEIYMNMRCKNISCRVLVPVDECDCRVCSRKDGFCSACMCLVCSNFDMASNTCSWVGCDVCLHWCHTDCGIRESYIRNGINDASGAPGITEMQFHCVACNHPSEMFGFVKEVFLNFAREWKFERFCKELEYVKKIFSSSKDSRGKQLRQAADAMLASLKSKSIGLPEACNRILGFISDCDSSTPGETSVPFRYEQPKPRHERGSPSKDTAWLRSVCSDKPHHQLKRSASVADVFYRETQAEICGVEIGLKRGLPKEPHFEELESIVRMKQAEAEMFQGRADDARREAEGLKRIAIAKKDKIEEEYKRRIGKLSMEDAEERRRWRHEELEAIERGQREFYEMKMRMEEEMSGLLTKMEVTKQSLAL from the exons ATGAAGAGACTAAGATCCAGCGATGACCTTGATTCCTGTAATGATAAGAATGTTGTTGACGAAGAACCTCTCAACTCGGACCGCCCCCACCGGGGCTTCTTCCACAAGTCCTTCTCTCGCGACCGCGACCGTGAACGCGGGGAAGATGCCGGCTTCTCGAGAGGTGGCTTTTCGCGCAGGCGATCCAACCGTGAATTTGATAATCATCCAAGGAAAGAGGCGGATACCCGGTTCCATCGATCTGAGAGCCATGCTTGTTTCTCGAGGAGGGCTTTTCCAAAGGGATTTCGTTCAGAGAGGGAGAGGCCCAACAGTGTCTCTTCCTGGAGGAGGTTTGGTGGGCCTGGTAATGACTTTGGCGTCCAAGACCGTGATAGGAGACTAAGGGACGCTGAGAGGGATAGGAGTCTCAGGGACGATCAATCCAAATTCAAGCTCCTCGATTCCAGAAATTCCCGCTCCAGATCCAAATCTCTTGCTTCTCCTACTTGGTCCAAAGATTCCGGGAGCGAGCAGTCCAAAAGTGTTGGCAATGTTGTTGTCAAGAAAAGCGAGGATCAAGTCCTGGTTTCTAGCAGTAGCGAGATGGAGGAAGGAGAGCTTGAGCCTGACCCTCTACCACAGACCAAAGATTTTGACACTCAACAACAACCTTCCTgcgctgctgctgctgctcataATGACTCCAGAATTGATAGTAGCTTCCAGGAGATGGAAAAAACAACCGCCGATACCGAAAGCAACAGGGAACTCAGTCATGCCGGTGGTGTTAGGGAAATGGAAACGGCTGAGAGCATGACGGATCAGAAAACTGTTGAGGAAGGGGAAAATGTGCCTGCTGAGCATGCCAGTGACACCATGCATGTTTTGAATGATACTTCTACAGCTTCGGCTAGTGAACTCGTGCGCAGAGATGATGACACAACCATTGCTAGTGCCAATGAGATTACTGATATGGTCGATGATAAGGGTGATAAAAGTGACAAAGAATTCAAGAAGAACCATGAAGTGAAGTTGGAGGAAAGTCTTTATCAGGAAGTCCCTGAACGCTTTCAGGTAAAAGAGTTTAAGGAAGCGGATGATGTCGATGGTGATGCCAACGAAgtggaagttgaagttgaaggCAATGAATGTGTTGAGGAAACTGCTCCTCTAGAGAATAGAACGCCTGCAGAATACATTAGCATTGTATCGGATAGCTCGGTCCACAAACGCAAGGATAAAGTCACAAATTCTGATGTCCCACTTACTCATTTACTTGGCAATGCACTCTTTTCTGAAAGAAAGTCTGAGGATCTTTCTGAAAGggatgaagatgaaaaatatgacAACTTCGGAGGACCGAGTATTAGAGGGTTTCAACTGTTCTCTAGTTCTCCGGTTAGaagaacaaataaaactgaGCAGTCAAGTGTTAGTAAGCCCAAGGATGAGAAATTGTTGTTGGAGCCACTGGATCTGTCACTTAGCCTACCAGATGTTTTGTTGCCGATTGGTGGCCAGGATACTAATCAGCCTCTGGGGTCACCAGTCCGTTCTGGAAGTGTTCGGTCTTTGACAGACACGTTTTGTACCAATTCTGATGGCTTCACCATGTCTATGTCTATGTCCTTTTCAGGTTCCCGCTCGTTCAATCATAATCCAAGCTGTTCGTTGAATCACAATATTGGAGATAATGAGCAGTCAGTTCATAGCCGACCTATATTTCAAGGTATAGATTGGCAGGCACTTTCTCATAATGATTCAAAGTACAACGAGAATATAGTCTATCAAAGACTGATGGAAAATGGAAGCGGTTCAGTTCAACCTCAAGCAATGAAAGGCATTTTAATTTCTGGTCAGGCTGATGAAGAGCATCTTAGATTGACTGATGGGAGCTCTAACGCAACTAATAGACTTGAAAAACAACTAAGATTCCAGAAAAGTATTGATGCTAGATTAGCTTGCCCAAGAACCGGCTCTCTTGAagttgagaagaaaaaggcCAAGGACATTTTCAGTGGCAGCAATTCCTGGATAAATGGGATGGAATCTGGTGGGCATGATTTTGTTGAGACGGTCATCGGATACATTCTCTCAGATTCAATGCATCTGATGACCAAGAGATTTCATGAGATGCCCACTCGATACATAACTAGCCTGAAGGAAAACATACGGCAGATGATGCTGAACATGGATAAGAATGTACAACTTGGTGCTTTTCAAGATGCTCTGCAGAACAGGACTGATATAACACTGGAATTGCTTACAAAATCTCATCGTGCTCAGTTGGAGATCTTGGTCGCACTGAAAGTTGGGCGTTCGGATTTCCTTCAGTTGGACAACAGCATCTCGTCTTCCCAGTTAGCTGAGATTTACATGAACATGAGATGCAAGAATATTTCTTGTAGGGTTTTGGTGCCTGTGGATGAATGCGATTGCAGGGTTTGTTCAAGGAAGGATGGATTTTGTAGTGCTTGCATGTGTCTAGTGTGCTCAAATTTCGATATGGCATCCAACACCTGTAGCTGGGTTGGGTGTGATGTGTGTCTTCATTGGTGCCACACAGATTGTGGGATAAGAGAATCTTACATCCGGAATGGGATCAATGATGCTTCTGGTGCTCCAGGAATTACTGAGATGCAATTCCACTGCGTCGCCTGTAACCATCCCTCGGAGATGTTTGGCTTTGTCAAAGAAGTGTTTCTGAATTTTGCCAGGGAATGGAAATTTGAGCGCTTTTGCAAGGAACTGGAGTATGTCAAAAAGATATTTTCATCAAGCAAAGACTCTAGAGGGAAACAGTTGAGACAAGCTGCAGATGCGATGCTGGCAAGTTTGAAAAGTAAATCAATAGGCCTTCCTGAAGCTTGCAATCGGATATTGGGTTTCATTTCAG ACTGTGATTCATCCACTCCTGGTGAAACTTCTGTGCCGTTCAGATACGAACAGCCAAAACCCAGGCATGAGAGGGGAAGCCCTAGTAAGGACACGGCGTGGCTAAGATCGGTGTGCTCAGATAAACCGCATCATCAGCTGAAAAGGTCCGCGAGCGTAGCTGATGTGTTCTACAGAGAGACACAAGCTGAAATATGTGGAGTGGAGATTGGATTGAAAAGGGGATTGCCAAAGGAACCTCATTTCGAAGAACTAGAGAGCATCGTGAGGATGAAGCAAGCAGAGGCAGAGATGTTCCAAGGACGGGCAGATGATGCAAGAAGAGAAGCAGAGGGGCTGAAACGAATAGCAATAGCGAAGAAAGATAAGATAGAGGAAGAGTACAAGAGGAGAATAGGGAAGTTGAGCATGGAGGAtgcagaagagagaagaaggtggAGGCACGAGGAGTTGGAGGCAATAGAGAGAGGGCAGAGAGAGTTCTATGAAATGAAGATGAGAATGGAGGAAGAGATGAGCGGGCTTCTTACCAAAATGGAAGTGACAAAGCAGAGTTTGGCCTTGTAA